A single Patagioenas fasciata isolate bPatFas1 chromosome 16, bPatFas1.hap1, whole genome shotgun sequence DNA region contains:
- the TP53RK gene encoding EKC/KEOPS complex subunit TP53RK: MAAAEAEAGSVRLGMAGTVDPAMDEPGSAGPAMDEPGFAGPAMDEPGSAGPVMDEAGTAGPVELQVPPPPLPGLQLVRQGAEAHVYRGLFLGRAAVAKLRIPKRYRHPALEERLSRRRTAQEARSLLRCRRAGISAPAVYFVDSVTNSIYLEDIVDSVTVQDHINSVQQSGNYTSSLVPLAEKMGELLARMHDEDLIHGDLTTCNILLRPPTEKLDLVLIDFGLSFISGLPEDKGVDLYVLEKAFLSTHPDTEILFQALLKTYAATSKKSGPVIKRLDEVRLRGRKRSMIG; this comes from the exons ATGGCGGCGGCTGAAGCTGAGGCGGGCAGCGTGCGCCTTGGCATGGCGGGGACTGTGGACCCTGCGATGGACGAGCCGGGGTCCGCGGGCCCTGCAATGGACGAGCCGGGGTTCGCGGGCCCTGCGATGGACGAACCGGGGTCCGCGGGCCCTGTGATGGACGAGGCGGGGACCGCGGGCCCTGTGGAGCTCcaggtgccgccgccgccgctgccggggcTGCAGCTGGTGCGGCAGGGCGCCGAGGCCCACGTGTACCGGGGGCTGTTCCTCGGGCGGGCGGCGGTGGCCAAGCTCCGCATCCCGAAGCGGTACCGTCACCCGGCGCTGGAGGAGCGGCTGAGCCGGCGGCGGACGGCGCAGGAGGCCCGGTCGCTGCTGCGGTGCCGGCGGGCAG gGATTTCGGCTCCAGCGGTCTACTTCGTGGATTCTGTCACCAACTCCATATATCTTGAAGATATTGTAGACTCAGTTACTGTTCAAGATCATATCAATTCTGTACAACAGAGTGGTAATTATACCAGTAGCCTCGTTCCCTTAGCAGAGAAGATGGGTGAGCTGCTGGCAAGAATGCACGATGAAGATCTTATACACGGGGACCTTACAACTTGCAATATACTTCTCCGGCCCCCCACAGAGAAGCTGGACTTGGTGCTGATAGACTTTGGACTCAGTTTTATTTCAGGTCTTCCAGAGGATAAAGGGGTTGATCTGTATGTTCTGGAAAAAGCCTTCCTTAGCACTCATCCAGATACTGAAATTCTGTTTCAAGCTCTGCTAAAGACCTATGCAGCTACATCTAAAAAATCTGGCCCTGTGATCAAAAGGCTGGATGAAGTACGACTAAGGGGAAGGAAGCGATCCATGATTGGGTAG